In one window of Corynebacterium mycetoides DNA:
- a CDS encoding DUF488 domain-containing protein yields MRIFTVGHSNLEFDEFVRMLQAAGVAAVVDVRKLTGSRKYPWFNDDSLTQRLPTHGIAYMKNEGLAGRRNVSKTIPFEVNANWQNRSFHNYADHALGEEFSTALEKLRQHAAHTPTAIMCSEAVWWRCHRRIIADHLLAHGDEVEHVLGLGAEGASIRKATLNDGAVVGDDLLVRYPARE; encoded by the coding sequence ATGCGCATCTTCACCGTCGGCCACTCCAACCTTGAATTCGACGAGTTCGTGCGCATGCTTCAGGCAGCCGGGGTCGCGGCAGTCGTCGATGTGCGCAAGCTGACCGGTTCACGGAAGTACCCGTGGTTCAACGACGACTCCCTCACCCAGCGCCTCCCCACACACGGCATCGCCTACATGAAGAACGAGGGGCTGGCGGGGCGGCGCAACGTATCCAAGACGATCCCGTTCGAGGTCAACGCCAACTGGCAAAACCGCAGCTTTCACAACTACGCCGACCACGCCCTGGGTGAAGAATTCTCAACAGCATTGGAGAAACTGCGCCAGCACGCCGCTCACACGCCGACCGCCATCATGTGTTCCGAGGCGGTGTGGTGGCGCTGCCACCGCCGCATCATCGCTGATCACCTCCTCGCCCACGGGGACGAGGTGGAGCACGTGCTGGGGTTGGGGGCCGAAGGTGCGTCGATACGCAAAGCAACGCTTAACGACGGTGCCGTGGTCGGCGACGACCTCCTCGTGCGCTACCCCGCGCGGGAATAG
- a CDS encoding histidine phosphatase family protein yields the protein MATIYLIRHGETPTTGKILPGRAPGLHLSERGRMQAAAVAKQLASVDAVYSSPLERARETALPTCERFHKELMLDDGLLEADFGTWTGESLADLAKLPEWQVVQRRPGEFRFPGGESFVEMQHRVVGCVRTIAARHPGEAVACFTHADPIKAALAHFTGRGWGAFQQIPAEPCSVSELEL from the coding sequence ATGGCCACCATCTACCTCATTCGCCACGGCGAGACCCCGACGACCGGCAAAATCCTTCCCGGGCGCGCGCCGGGGTTGCACCTTTCGGAGAGGGGGCGCATGCAAGCCGCGGCTGTGGCCAAGCAACTCGCCAGCGTCGACGCGGTGTATTCCTCACCGCTCGAGCGCGCCCGGGAGACCGCTTTACCCACCTGCGAACGGTTCCACAAAGAGCTCATGCTTGACGACGGCCTCCTGGAAGCCGATTTCGGCACATGGACCGGCGAATCCTTGGCCGACCTTGCCAAATTGCCCGAGTGGCAGGTCGTGCAGAGGCGGCCTGGGGAGTTCCGCTTCCCTGGCGGCGAGTCGTTCGTGGAGATGCAACACCGCGTAGTGGGTTGCGTGCGCACGATCGCGGCGCGGCACCCGGGCGAGGCGGTGGCCTGCTTCACCCACGCCGACCCGATCAAGGCGGCGTTGGCGCATTTCACGGGACGGGGGTGGGGCGCGTTCCAGCAGATCCCGGCGGAACCGTGCTCAGTGTCGGAGCTTGAGCTGTGA
- a CDS encoding putative glycolipid-binding domain-containing protein — MERSYGWVHIDNPVIQNEATVRLHGAGLSATGVQYGEGYQATWALEATENWATQNVTVNVEGDGWERSLKLVRSEQGVWSSQTKEEGTPPTNLPSPGIVRSADLEDALDCDLGLCPLTNTMPIRRLGLLEAQVPKTQLIMAWIDMPSLEVIASDQYYSSIDSKTVRYASGTRGVDVELEVDSDGVVVHYPDLAQRV; from the coding sequence ATGGAACGTAGCTACGGGTGGGTGCACATCGACAACCCCGTCATCCAGAACGAGGCTACGGTTCGGCTTCACGGAGCCGGTTTATCGGCCACCGGAGTGCAATACGGAGAGGGTTACCAGGCAACCTGGGCACTAGAGGCCACGGAGAACTGGGCCACCCAGAATGTGACGGTGAACGTTGAAGGCGATGGTTGGGAGCGGAGCCTCAAACTCGTCAGGTCCGAGCAGGGCGTATGGTCGTCGCAGACCAAAGAAGAGGGGACCCCGCCAACAAATCTGCCCTCCCCCGGAATTGTTCGTTCAGCAGACCTGGAAGACGCGCTGGATTGCGACCTCGGCCTTTGCCCGCTCACGAACACGATGCCCATTCGCCGCTTGGGGCTTTTGGAAGCTCAGGTTCCTAAGACGCAACTCATCATGGCCTGGATTGATATGCCATCGCTAGAAGTGATCGCTTCGGACCAGTACTACAGCTCAATCGACTCTAAGACAGTCCGCTACGCAAGTGGAACACGTGGAGTCGATGTCGAATTAGAAGTGGACAGTGACGGAGTGGTCGTACATTACCCTGATCTCGCCCAGCGGGTCTGA
- a CDS encoding SCO1664 family protein produces the protein MTANELLELLQHGEVGFVGQLAESSNLTVVVDLTLARDDGREDYCWGIFKPEAGERYLHDFPAGLWRRERAAYLLSAWLGWDIVPPTVVREVGPLGVGSLQYYVDNDGSHYFPLFETRPDLHPQLLRMAVFDLLVNNTDRKSGHVLLARSQNENRVDHVWGIDQGLCFHHDPKLRTVIWDFAHEAIPSELVDAVEPLTGEVPEEVASLLTPEEVAALKSRALRIVRLPWLPEPQSEFPYPWPLV, from the coding sequence GTGACCGCGAATGAGCTGCTTGAACTGCTTCAACACGGCGAGGTCGGTTTCGTAGGCCAGCTCGCGGAGTCCTCGAACCTCACGGTGGTTGTGGACCTCACGCTAGCTCGCGACGATGGCCGAGAGGACTACTGCTGGGGCATCTTCAAGCCTGAGGCGGGGGAGCGCTACCTCCACGATTTCCCGGCGGGGCTGTGGCGGCGCGAGCGGGCTGCGTACCTGCTCAGCGCGTGGCTGGGCTGGGACATCGTGCCGCCCACGGTGGTGCGCGAGGTGGGCCCGCTCGGTGTCGGGTCGTTGCAGTACTACGTGGACAACGACGGCTCCCACTATTTCCCGCTGTTCGAGACCCGCCCCGACCTGCATCCCCAGTTACTGCGCATGGCTGTTTTCGACTTATTGGTGAATAACACGGACCGTAAATCGGGCCATGTTTTGCTCGCCCGCTCGCAAAACGAGAACCGCGTTGACCACGTGTGGGGCATCGACCAGGGACTGTGCTTTCACCATGATCCGAAGTTGCGCACCGTGATCTGGGACTTCGCGCACGAGGCGATCCCATCCGAGCTGGTGGATGCGGTCGAGCCGCTCACGGGGGAAGTGCCGGAGGAGGTGGCGTCATTGTTGACACCGGAAGAGGTGGCGGCGTTGAAATCGCGCGCCTTACGCATCGTGCGCCTGCCGTGGTTGCCCGAGCCCCAGTCCGAGTTTCCTTACCCCTGGCCCCTGGTGTAA